From Plasmodium relictum strain SGS1 genome assembly, chromosome: 8, the proteins below share one genomic window:
- the EF-Ts gene encoding elongation factor ts, putative produces MKLFHSFIFLLLNSSLIILCFKNNKSLKLISNINKFKRVKKINSRLYSSNENLKLLKYVREATNASIQVCNNALKNCNNDVNKAIEYVRKNIKNSFISLNIKTQKEGLIGSKIKDDKIVILEVLTDSDFVSNNKNFVNFVKNLLNVILINDNTNNILDLPYVDENNNSDGTVGEQLNHLRNIFRENIKIGRYTKYIKKNENEFLHFYIHNIIEENVGLFGVLLVMHIDNLKENFKIKEKHIVNISNDLAIHIISAKPISTSIDTLNEKIIKREMEIIKQSLKDIKKPQNILNNMINGKMKKFYNSVVLLEQEYMLDDSKRKVSEIIKDFSLQHKININVKYFNYLAIGEKNILIE; encoded by the exons ATGAAATTGTTTCAttctttcatatttttactattaaATAGTTCTTTAATTATcttatgttttaaaaataataagagcttaaaattaatttctaatattaataaatttaaaagagtaaaaaaaattaatagtcGACTGTATTCatcaaatgaaaatttaaaattattaaaatatgtaaGAGAGGCAACAAATGCAAGTATTCAAGTTTGCAATAATGCACTAAAGAACTGCAACAATGATGTGAATAAAGCTATAGAATAtgttagaaaaaatataaaaaattcatttatatcattaaacATTAAAACTCAGAAAGAAGGTTTAATTGGATCAAAAATCAAAGATGATAAGATCGTTATATTAGAAGTATTAACTGACTCTGATTTTGTTTctaacaataaaaattttgttaattttgtaaagaatttattaaatgttatattaattaatgacaatactaataatatattagaCTTACCATATgttgatgaaaataataattcagaTGGAACGGTTGGAGAGCAATTGAATcatttaagaaatatatttcgtgaaaatataaagataGGAAGgtatacaaaatatataaaaaaaaatgaaaatgaatttttgcatttttatattcacaATATAATTGAAGAAAATGTGGGATTGTTTGGTGTTTTACTAGTTATGCATatagataatttaaaagaaaattttaaaataaaagaaaagcaTATTGTTAATATCTCAAATGATCTGGCAATTCATATAATATCAGCTAAACCTATTAGTACTTCAATTGATacattaaatgaaaaaatcaTTAAGAGAGAAATGGAAATTATTAAACAATcattaaaagatataaaaaaacctcaaaatattttgaataatatgataaatggcaaaatgaagaaattttaCAACTCTGTAGTGTTACTAGAACAG GAATATATGCTTGATGATTCTAAAAGAAAAGTTTCCGAAATTATTAAAGATTTTTCATTACAACataagataaatataaatgtaaaatattttaattatttagcTATAggggaaaaaaatattttaatagaatAA
- the CSP gene encoding circumsporozoite (CS) protein, putative, with protein MYFKMKKLAILSTASFLFADFLLQEYQHDANYNKSRILNEVCYNNTNIQLYNELEKGSYESQTYFYNTKKTHRLLGENGNRVNEVIPINNGRNNNGIKNRRLNLRQLAEGAGNGAGAGNGAGAGNGAGAGNGAGAGNGAGAGNGAGAGNGAGAGNGAGAGDGKKEEKPIPDPTKEEIQKYINSVLDSVTSEWSKCNVKCGKGVQVRIRPDSNKNKGDKLTINDVEAKICELKRCSSSIFNAISNSLGLAIFLVFLFFY; from the coding sequence ATGTATTtcaaaatgaagaaattggCCATATTATCAACAGCATCGTTTTTATTTGCTGACTTTCTACTTCAAGAATATCAGCACGATGCAAACTACAATAAATCCAGAATTTTAAATGAGGTGTGTTATAATAATACAAACATTCAACTATATAACGAATTGGAAAAGGGAAGTTACGAGAGTCAAACATATTTCTATAACACAAAAAAAACACATAGATTACTTGGAGAGAATGGTAATAGAGTAAATGAAGTTATACCAATTAATAATGGGAGAAATAATAATGGAATAAAGAATAGAAGGTTAAATCTACGTCAACTAGCTGAGGGAGCTGGCAATGGTGCTGGTGCTGGTAATGGTGCTGGTGCTGGTAATGGTGCTGGTGCTGGAAATGGTGCTGGTGCTGGTAATGGTGCTGGTGCTGGTAATGGTGCTGGTGCTGGAAATGGTGCTGGTGCTGGTAATGGTGCTGGAGCTGGTGATGgtaaaaaagaagagaaaCCAATACCAGATCCAACCAAAGAAGAAATtcagaaatatataaatagtgTACTTGATAGTGTTACATCTGAATGGTCTAAATGCAACGTAAAATGTGGAAAAGGTGTGCAAGTTAGAATAAGACCTgattctaataaaaataaaggtgATAAACTTACCATAAATGATGTTGAAGCAAAAATTTGTGAACTAAAAAGATGTTCTTCCAGTATATTTAATGCTATAAGCAATTCATTAGGTTTAGCAATATTTTTagtctttttatttttttattaa
- the GLP1 gene encoding 1-cys-glutaredoxin-like protein-1, putative, whose product MIIKKNLRFLFFLNKIVMNKNVKFCSLIKVSKINLFNSFSNKNNGTFENKISHNKEEYKMFEKSDVYLTLRTKIKEVLEKEKIVLFMKGTPEKPLCGFSANVVYILNHMNVKDYVYIDVMKNQNLREAIKIYSNWPYIPHLYVKNNFIGGYDIISELYNKGELENILK is encoded by the exons atgattataaaaaagaatttgagatttttatttttcttaaacaAAATtgtaatgaataaaaatgtaaaattcTGTTCTTTAATTAAAGTGTCAAAAATTAACCTATTCAATTCATtctcaaataaaaataatggaaCATTTGAAAACAAAATTTCCCATAACAAAGAAGAATATAAGATGTTTGAAAAATCAGATGTATacctg ACTTTaagaacaaaaattaaagaagttcttgagaaagaaaaaatagttttATTTATGAAAGGGACACCAGAAAAACCTTTATGCGGATTTAGTGcaaat gttgtttatatattaaacCATATGAATGTAAAAGATTACGTATATATCGATGTAATGAAGAACCAAAACCTGCGTGAAGCAATAAAGATTTATAGCAATTGGCCTTATATTCCCCATTTATacgtaaaaaataatttcattgGAGGATATGATATAATTTCAGAATTATACAATAAAGGGGAATTAGAAAATAtactaaaataa
- the RPL44 gene encoding 60S ribosomal protein L44, putative, which yields MVNVPKTRKTYCSNKCKKHTMHKVSQYKKGKERASALGRRRYDMKQKGFGGQTKPVFKKKAKTTKKIVLKLECTKCKKKRFLTMKRCKTFEMGADKKKKGAVY from the exons atgGTAAATGTTCCTAAAACAAGAAAAACTTATTGCAgtaataaatgtaaaaagcATACAATGCATAAAGTGAgtcaatataaaaaaggaaaagaaagAGCATCAGCTTTAGGAAGAAGAAGATACGATATGAAACAGAAAGGTTTTGGAGGTCAAACAAAACcagtttttaaaaagaaagcAAAAAcaactaaaaaaattgttcttAAATTg GAATGTACTAAATGCAAAAAGAAAAGATTTCTAACTATGAAAAGATGTAAAACATTTGAAATGGGAgcagataaaaaaaagaaaggagcagtatattaa
- the PAST1 gene encoding EH (Eps15 homology) protein, putative — protein MRKFFHKSKEENVVYDNVLDGLYNLYKSYILELEKEYMYYHFYKPLLTSGDFLSKPMILLLGQYSTGKTTFIKHLIEKEYCGMRIGPEPTTDKFVAVMYNEKEQLIPGNALVSDITKPFSQLESFGNSFLSKLECSNTASEVLKSITIIDTPGVLSGIKQISRGYDFEKVIYWFAQRVDLILLIFDAHKLDISDEFRRCIQAIKGQDSKIRIILNKADSINTQQLMRVYGSLMWSLGIVINTPEVNRVYIGSFWDKQLLHDENRNIFEEEASDLYKDISKIPRNSTMIRLNDFVKRCRTLKVHIYLLSYLRKKLPFFRKDGKKKNLINDLETVYQNVSKDFNLPIGDFPPVQFMKEKLYEIDWAKIPKLNIKKIERINKVLNIHIPQLLEMIPKENMEIDKSRNENQEGTIVENKLTPFLEMTSGEIPLWVKQKYLSNPIDTSKYSEDFYKLGPDDFGKLSGEKVKQDLIKSKLPSSILHKIWNLSDLTKDGYLDLFEYSLARHFIEMKNDGVDLPTKVPKEIIQ, from the coding sequence atgaggAAGTTTTTTCATAAATCAAAAGAGGAAAATGTAGTTTATGACAATGTGCTGGATggattatataatttatataaaagttaTATACTAGAATTGGAAAAGGAATATAtgtattatcatttttataagcCATTATTAACAAGTGGAGACTTTTTATCTAAACCAATGATATTGCTACTAGGTCAATATTCTACTGGAAAAACAACTTTTATAAAACAtttaattgaaaaagaaTACTGTGGAATGAGAATAGGTCCTGAACCAACGACTGATAAATTTGTAGCAGTTAtgtataatgaaaaagaacaACTAATTCCAGGAAATGCTTTAGTTAGTGATATAACAAAACCTTTTTCTCAATTAGAAAGTTTTGGTAATAGTTTTTTATCTAAGTTAGAATGTTCTAATACAGCTAGTGAGGTATTAAAATCAATAACGATAATTGATACCCCCGGTGTTTTAAGTGGCATAAAGCAAATAAGCAGGGGATATGATTTTGAAAAAGTTATATACTGGTTTGCTCAAAGGGttgatttaattttattaatttttgatGCACACAAATTAGACATATCAGATGAATTCAGAAGATGCATACAAGCTATTAAAGGCCAGGATTCAAAAATTcgaataattttaaataaagctGATAGTATAAATACGCAACAATTAATGAGAGTATATGGATCTTTAATGTGGTCATTAGGTATTGTAATAAATACACCAGAAGTAAACAGAGTTTATATTGGTTCATTTTGGGATAAACAATTATTGCATGatgaaaatagaaatatttttgagGAAGAAGCTTCTgatttatataaagatatCTCAAAGATCCCTAGAAATTCTACTATGATAAGACTAAATGATTTTGTCAAAAGATGTAGAACATTAAAAGTacatatttatcttttatcatacttaagaaaaaaattaccaTTTTTTCGTAAagatggaaaaaaaaaaaacttgaTAAATGATTTAGAGACAGTTTATCAAAATGTTTCAAAAGATTTTAATTTGCCGATTGGTGATTTCCCTCCGGTGCAATTTATGAAAGAAAAGCTTTACGAGATAGATTGGGCAAAAATACCTAAattaaacattaaaaaaatagaaagaataaataaagtATTAAACATTCATATACCACAATTATTAGAAATGATACCAAAAGAAAATATGGAAATAGATAAATCGAGAAATGAAAATCAAGAAGGTACAATagtagaaaataaattaactCCATTTTTAGAAATGACTTCAGGAGAAATTCCATTATGGGTTAAGCAGAAATATCTATCTAATCCTATAGATACATCAAAATATTCAGAGGATTTTTATAAGTTGGGTCCAGATGACTTTGGGAAATTATCAGGTGAAAAAGTCAAGCAAGATCTAATTAAAAGTAAACTACCAAGTTCAATTTTGCATAAGATATGGAACTTATCTGATTTAACAAAAGATGGGTATCTTGATCTTTTTGAATATTCTTTAGCAAGGCATTTCatagaaatgaaaaatgatGGTGTTGATCTGCCCACAAAGGTACCTAAAGAGATTAtacaataa
- the IMC1e gene encoding inner membrane complex protein 1e, putative yields the protein MFNKCYQPSKCKSYGYCCCEQRNENTIRNEMNENFYSMEEKTFSHDIGQENVEKFLENPPKNARILKPLIQEKIVEILKPEIEEKIIEVPQVQYIEKIVEVPHVILQEKLIHVPKPVIHERIKKCPKTIFQEKIVEVPQIKVVDKIVEVPQYVYQEKIIEVPKVMVQERIIPVPKKVIKEKIVEIPQIELKNINIEKIQEVPEYIPEVVKKDIPYTQVVDRPFHVEKVVEVPHVQHIYRNIVSPQYRHIPKPVEVPMAHYRTFPVEKLVDRNVPVPVELQIVQEFLCPKIEARYKEIPVPVHVQRIIEHPIPKDAMNNPHLLPLYYQEDNIDIPRNRSNQNNCFMINCNKSNTRTSKMNPSVELLLHNDKNPDQFHSQNPNMKGNFSSNNIFMNQNFNDTNRYTYNNGNKSIPPNINLNYPNNNQNLQNMNYCTSSMSNNPYDSNNIFKNNNSINYNNNNNGPNHIYNTMSATIPPIHNEQT from the coding sequence atgttTAATAAATGCTATCAACCATCTAAATGCAAAAGTTATGGTTATTGTTGTTGCGAACAAAGAAATGAAAACACAATAAGAAATGAAatgaatgaaaatttttattcaatGGAAGAAAAAACATTTTCTCATGATATTGGACAGGAAAATGTGGAAAAATTTTTGGAGAATCCACCAAAAAATGCGAGAATTTTGAAACCACTAATCCAAGAAAAAATTGTAGAAATATTGAAACCAgaaattgaagaaaaaattatagaagtTCCTCAAGTACagtatatagaaaaaatagtaGAAGTACCTCATGTTATTTTACAAGAAAAACTTATACACGTACCAAAGCCTGTAATTCatgaaagaataaaaaaatgccCTAAAACAATTTTTCAAGAAAAAATTGTTGAGGTTCCTCAAATTAAAGTTGTTGACAAAATTGTAGAAGTACCTCAATATGTATatcaagaaaaaattatagaagtACCAAAAGTAATGGTTCAAGAAAGAATTATACCTGTACCTAAAAAGGTtatcaaagaaaaaattgtTGAAATACCTCAAATTgaattgaaaaatataaacattgAAAAAATTCAAGAAGTACCTGAATATATTCCTGAAGtagtaaaaaaagatattccTTATACGCAAGTTGTTGATAGACCATTTCATGTTGAGAAAGTTGTTGAAGTACCACATGTTCAACAtatttatagaaatattGTATCTCCTCAATATCGCCATATACCGAAGCCTGTGGAAGTTCCTATGGCTCATTACAGAACTTTCCCTGTTGAAAAATTAGTTGATAGAAACGTTCCTGTACCTGTAGAGTTGCAAATTGTTCAAGAATTTTTATGCCCTAAAATTGAGGCAAGGTATAAAGAAATTCCTGTACCTGTGCATGTACAACGCATTATTGAACATCCTATACCTAAGGATGCTATGAATAACCCACATTTGTTACCTTTATATTATCAAGAAGATAATATAGATATACCAAGAAATAGATCAAACCAAAATAATTGTTTTATGATTAATTGTAATAAAAGTAATACAAGAACATCAAAGATGAACCCTTCCGTAGAATTATTGTTACACAACGATAAGAATCCTGATCAATTTCATTCTCAAAATCCAAATATGAAAGgtaatttttcttctaataatatatttatgaatcaaaattttaatgatacCAATAGATATACATACAACAATGGCAATAAGTCAATACCCCCTAATATAAACTTAAATTATCCTAATAACAAccaaaatttacaaaatatgAACTACTGTACTTCTAGTATGAGCAATAATCCATAtgatagtaataatatttttaaaaataataattctataaattacaataacaataataatggCCCTAATCATATCTATAATACTATGTCAGCTACTATTCCTCCAATTCATAATGAACAAACTTaa